The genome window TCCTCGTTCTCAATCGCTCGTATCTCCCGGTTCACGTTACCTCGGTAAAACGCGCGTTTGCGCTGCTTTATCAGGGCGTTGCGAAGGCCGTCGATGAGCAGTATCGCACCTTCGACTTCGACAGTTGGCGCGACTTGTCAATCGAAGTTCAACATGAGCGGCTGGGGATAGTAAACGGCTTCATCCGCGTGCCGCGGGTCCTTTTGCTGACGGCGTACGAGCGCGTACCCAAGCGCCACGTGCGATTCTCGCGCTTCAACATCTTCGCCCGCGACGGCAACACCTGCCAGTATTGCCGCAAGAAATTGCCGCGCACCGAGCTCAACCTCGACCACATCATTCCGCGCTCGCGTGGCGGGATGTCCACCTGGGAGAACATCGTATGCTCGTGCCATCACTGCAATCGGCGCAAGGGTGGCCGCACCCCCGACGAAGCAGGGATGCATCTGTTCCGCAGGCCGCGACGCCCCGAGTGGACTCCGTTTTCGTCCGAGATGTTCAGCCTGCGGCGGTACCGGGAATGGATGCCTTACCTGTCGCAGGTCGATAGCGCTTATTGGAATACCGAGCTCATCCAGGATTAGCGTCCAGCTTTTCACTTTTTTAATACCGGCCGCCCGTGCCAACGGGCGAAATCCACAATTTGCTGGGGTCGGCTGTCCGGCGACACACGATATGTTGGGGGTGCTCTTGACCCTCCCAGGGTACTTTGGGATAAGCTTTGGGAAGGTGGTGGTGGTGCGGTGGAGGCAAGCGCAGCATGCGTCTTAAGAGCCTTGAACTACTAGGCTTCAAATCGTTTCTCGATTCGACGACGATCGGTTTTGCGCCGGGGATGACGGCGG of Candidatus Binatus sp. contains these proteins:
- a CDS encoding HNH endonuclease; the encoded protein is MLNSRVLVLNRSYLPVHVTSVKRAFALLYQGVAKAVDEQYRTFDFDSWRDLSIEVQHERLGIVNGFIRVPRVLLLTAYERVPKRHVRFSRFNIFARDGNTCQYCRKKLPRTELNLDHIIPRSRGGMSTWENIVCSCHHCNRRKGGRTPDEAGMHLFRRPRRPEWTPFSSEMFSLRRYREWMPYLSQVDSAYWNTELIQD